From the genome of Cognaticolwellia beringensis, one region includes:
- a CDS encoding ATP-binding hybrid sensor histidine kinase/response regulator, whose amino-acid sequence MVNFQGYTFVKEQQDVSSSVQILIVKNDKEQSFLVKRLKKTNNYQTLVRFKKFLSLQSQLSIKQLVAPLEVYDDQEYCYALFPFSPQTQSLAELSSTTLSLDRKLQIAINICQLYAQLHQLGFIVNNICPDNIFIDENFQPRLYDLSFATKISALHKRTANISVERQYLTTLAPEASGRMNRAIEVYSDLYSIGACLFNLFTGRLPFIYADEMELVHAHIAKNPERANKYNTDLPEVIASILAQLLAKEPSQRYQTANGLKADLIHCANDLKNLAMIKPFTLGKKDFNNKLIFSAEIFGRKQEQDILLKAFHYVEQHKSSQICVISGYSGSGKSRLIKELYRPIIAKQGYFVQGKYEQYKKNTPYFALIQAISELVEQLLGESENSLSNWKSIFQTALQGNGQLLIELVPELALIIGVQPTLVELPAEEARNRFNSTIGSFLQSFGQQNSILTIFIDDLQWADIASIQLLQHLVEASYSTHLFMITAFRDNGLMFSHPLNQLLEEIKKTKAFNTHIKLLPLDASAIGQFMAATLSLSVESIQPLVNIVFEKTDGNPFFIREFIKSLYKQKILTKNKNNQWQWDEQLTHKLAATDNVIELMTLRLTHVSKAGQNILHHAACIGSSVPIDLLTQVVGVAEEEIERELRPIIADGLLITFSQKQQMEALEQINFSHDKIQQAAYLLANPLPKSLIHYKIAQYFIADINSTTLENSSTEDNIFDYIEHVNLASALYIEQGNEKLLAHLNKTAGEKSLEVNDYDSALYYFEQAENYLSNQHWQHEYNLSLSIALGKANVLYFIQDYNQVNSHFQQKIPLISNIIDQAHFTKIQVLSLVAQNEMQAALDLGIETLKSIDIFLPHTDEKLNYLTLEQYYKIDNIAELANLPIMTDKRQLLALDILNAIQTPAYLLNSVEYMRIAYTSLELCLTAGISALSAKVFVTHGLLLCGVFSRFTEGSAFADLAIKVNQQYPSEPIYVEVEFTQKSSISHWTCPLSQTLKPLERNFYRSIECGSIAYAFHSALIHSMHSLFSGESLDECKKIMARYAVLMKSKKQPYQLMIMQVWQQLTNNLQVENSQTINLQGKHFDETLQLPNLVKSQNVTTLFAYHLARMIQAYLFNNITQAHVQMLLAQSYKNSVLSLYHFGEFHFYAALIRAKFCRKKISNQLGTSYLENLEQINTSLDLIVEWAENSPENYRHKEKLIRAELQFLLNDSNAWRSYDQAIELAKQHSAPHHNALANELAGNYWLSVNKKSLATDYYQQAFNSYQMWGANNKAQQLLISHQSLLTVQSHHRDNLPSYQQHNNTQALDLTSVLKASETLSGEIDLSAYLHRMMVIIIENAGAQNGALLLQSNGILKLEIALSSDGIANTTQQELPYSIINLVSRTLKAQILTHNSVQEHFLSDPYFADRQPKSILCFPSIVKGNLQGVVYLEHYDVEGVFSDERVNVLQFLADQTAISFDNAKLYQLILNYSRNLENQIYDRTKELAEEKIKAEQASQAKSNFLANMSHEIRTPMNAVIGLSQLALRTELSVNQQDYLEKIQDSSKSLLALINDILDFSKIEAEKLTLECIEFSLYEMLQRVVNICTFKVHEKGLEFVIDIAPDVPKILMGDPLRLQQVIVNLANNALKFTHTGSIHICIEKHRENSLTNYLKFSVHDTGIGMSKEQQQGLFQSFTQADDSVTRKYGGTGLGLAISKQLTELMNGEISLKSELNVGSTFSFTAEFEHAENIAEIIPAVNRHMLSNLKVLVADDSNIARKVLIEALSYIEISADGVENGAQALDAVLTAEKNGTPYDIVMMDWKMPEMDGIEATKKIHAQAQTKLPHILMVSAYDKNEAKALAINVGINDFIEKPINQSVLADAIIELLSKESERITVENVHPEFIAPNLSAYTVLLVEDNMINQQVAKEFLADTKISVECAENGRIALEKMATKTFDLVLMDIQMPEMDGLTATKEIRQTLKLQDLPIIAMTAHAMKGDVEKSLAAGMNLHLTKPIDPELLYKTLNQYLIKPRNTVQNKSANTEKSNDSKDILAKLRQETVLAVDEAVKNIQGKEDLYTEIIHDFWLNYQVQSQAMVQCYKLAQMDILYRSAHSLKTAAQYIGAFELATCANALENEIHHQGLHIELKLNKVIKHLDFIISQLNRIYNHTTVIQTDQAFNIKEAKKIIAKLKPCLISANIKAEDITKELMAIGHETPYHQHIVNILKLVNNFDFDEALAALLVLEKKISDVK is encoded by the coding sequence ATGGTAAATTTTCAAGGCTACACCTTTGTAAAGGAGCAGCAAGACGTTTCAAGCTCAGTACAAATATTGATTGTTAAAAATGATAAAGAGCAAAGCTTTTTAGTTAAACGCCTAAAAAAAACCAATAACTACCAAACACTTGTTCGCTTCAAAAAGTTTTTATCATTACAAAGTCAACTGTCAATCAAGCAGCTAGTCGCGCCGCTTGAGGTGTATGACGACCAAGAATATTGTTATGCACTATTTCCATTCTCCCCACAAACTCAATCCCTAGCTGAATTGTCATCAACGACTCTTTCATTAGACAGAAAATTACAAATTGCTATTAATATTTGCCAGCTATACGCCCAATTACATCAACTCGGTTTTATTGTTAACAATATTTGTCCCGATAATATTTTTATCGACGAAAATTTTCAGCCTCGACTTTATGATTTAAGTTTTGCGACAAAAATTTCAGCACTACATAAAAGAACAGCCAACATTAGTGTTGAACGACAATATTTAACAACATTAGCGCCTGAAGCTAGTGGCCGAATGAATCGCGCCATTGAGGTATACTCGGATCTTTACTCTATCGGTGCCTGCTTATTCAACTTATTTACTGGTCGATTACCTTTCATTTATGCTGATGAAATGGAACTCGTTCATGCCCATATCGCAAAAAACCCCGAGCGCGCCAACAAATATAATACCGATTTACCAGAAGTAATCGCCAGTATACTTGCACAATTATTAGCAAAAGAACCATCACAGCGCTATCAAACGGCTAATGGCCTTAAAGCAGACCTTATTCATTGTGCAAATGATTTAAAAAATTTAGCGATGATTAAACCTTTTACTCTCGGTAAAAAAGACTTTAATAATAAGCTTATTTTTTCTGCTGAAATATTCGGACGTAAGCAAGAACAAGATATTTTACTCAAAGCTTTTCATTATGTTGAGCAACATAAAAGTAGTCAAATTTGTGTAATCAGCGGCTACTCTGGCTCTGGTAAGTCTCGTCTCATTAAAGAGTTATACCGGCCTATTATTGCTAAGCAAGGATATTTTGTACAAGGTAAATATGAGCAGTATAAAAAAAACACCCCCTATTTTGCGTTAATTCAGGCGATTAGCGAACTTGTTGAGCAACTTTTAGGGGAAAGTGAAAACAGCCTTTCCAACTGGAAAAGTATCTTTCAAACAGCATTGCAGGGTAACGGTCAATTGTTGATAGAGCTAGTACCCGAACTAGCGCTAATTATTGGCGTACAACCAACACTCGTAGAGTTGCCAGCAGAAGAAGCCCGTAATCGTTTTAACTCTACAATCGGCAGTTTTTTACAATCATTTGGCCAGCAAAATAGCATATTGACTATTTTTATTGATGACTTGCAATGGGCTGATATCGCCAGCATTCAATTGCTACAACATCTAGTTGAAGCTAGCTATAGCACTCATTTATTTATGATCACTGCTTTTCGTGATAATGGATTAATGTTCTCGCATCCATTAAATCAACTATTAGAAGAAATTAAGAAAACCAAGGCTTTTAATACCCACATTAAATTATTACCACTAGATGCCAGCGCAATCGGACAATTTATGGCAGCAACACTGTCGCTATCAGTTGAATCAATTCAGCCTTTAGTTAATATCGTTTTTGAGAAAACTGATGGTAACCCATTTTTCATTAGAGAATTTATTAAGTCTTTATACAAACAAAAAATATTAACTAAAAATAAAAATAATCAGTGGCAATGGGATGAACAACTAACCCACAAGCTTGCAGCAACAGATAATGTAATTGAATTAATGACTTTACGGCTAACCCATGTTTCAAAAGCAGGTCAAAATATTTTACATCACGCTGCTTGCATTGGTAGCTCTGTACCTATTGATTTATTAACCCAAGTAGTTGGCGTAGCAGAGGAAGAAATTGAGCGAGAGTTAAGACCGATAATTGCTGATGGTTTATTAATTACCTTTTCACAAAAACAGCAAATGGAAGCATTAGAACAAATAAATTTTTCGCATGATAAAATTCAACAAGCTGCTTATTTACTAGCTAACCCATTACCAAAGTCACTTATCCATTACAAAATCGCACAGTATTTTATAGCAGATATAAACTCGACCACACTAGAAAATTCATCAACCGAAGATAATATTTTTGATTACATAGAGCATGTTAACTTAGCTTCTGCTCTTTATATTGAACAAGGTAATGAAAAATTACTCGCTCATCTTAATAAAACTGCCGGTGAAAAATCTTTAGAAGTAAATGACTATGACAGTGCGCTCTATTACTTTGAGCAGGCTGAAAACTATTTAAGTAATCAACATTGGCAGCATGAATATAATCTAAGCCTTAGCATCGCATTAGGCAAAGCAAATGTGCTGTACTTTATACAAGACTACAACCAAGTTAACTCGCATTTCCAGCAGAAAATACCACTCATTAGCAACATTATTGATCAAGCTCATTTCACAAAAATACAAGTGTTATCGCTTGTTGCGCAAAACGAAATGCAAGCAGCCTTAGATTTAGGTATCGAGACACTAAAATCTATTGATATTTTTCTCCCTCACACTGACGAAAAACTAAATTATTTAACATTAGAGCAATATTATAAAATAGACAACATTGCCGAACTGGCAAACTTACCCATAATGACAGATAAACGTCAATTATTAGCCTTAGATATTCTAAACGCTATTCAAACGCCAGCTTACTTATTAAACTCTGTGGAGTATATGCGCATCGCTTACACTTCGCTTGAGTTATGTTTGACTGCCGGGATTTCTGCGCTCAGTGCTAAGGTATTTGTCACCCACGGGTTACTATTATGTGGTGTATTTAGTCGTTTTACCGAAGGTTCAGCCTTTGCCGATTTAGCAATAAAAGTTAATCAACAATACCCATCTGAGCCTATCTACGTAGAAGTTGAGTTCACCCAAAAATCCTCAATTTCTCATTGGACATGCCCATTGAGTCAGACATTAAAGCCATTAGAGAGAAATTTCTACCGTAGCATTGAGTGTGGCAGCATTGCCTATGCTTTTCACTCCGCATTAATCCATAGTATGCATAGTTTATTCAGTGGTGAGAGCCTGGATGAATGTAAAAAAATAATGGCTCGATATGCGGTGTTAATGAAAAGTAAAAAACAACCTTATCAGCTAATGATAATGCAAGTGTGGCAGCAGTTAACAAATAACTTGCAAGTTGAAAACTCCCAAACCATCAATTTACAGGGCAAACACTTTGATGAGACATTACAGTTGCCTAATCTGGTGAAAAGTCAAAATGTCACTACGCTATTCGCTTACCATTTAGCGCGTATGATTCAAGCTTATTTATTTAATAATATCACTCAAGCTCATGTGCAAATGTTACTCGCACAGTCTTATAAAAACTCAGTGCTTTCTTTATATCATTTTGGCGAGTTTCATTTTTATGCCGCGTTAATTCGCGCTAAATTTTGCCGAAAAAAAATATCAAATCAATTAGGTACCAGTTACCTAGAAAACCTAGAACAGATAAATACTAGCCTTGATTTAATTGTAGAATGGGCCGAGAACAGCCCCGAAAATTATCGCCATAAAGAAAAGCTGATCCGTGCTGAATTGCAGTTCTTGTTGAATGACAGTAACGCATGGCGAAGTTATGACCAAGCCATTGAACTGGCAAAACAGCATTCGGCGCCCCATCACAATGCCCTTGCTAATGAACTTGCTGGTAATTATTGGTTATCCGTCAATAAAAAATCGCTGGCAACAGACTATTACCAACAAGCTTTTAATAGTTATCAAATGTGGGGCGCCAATAATAAAGCCCAACAATTATTAATCTCACATCAATCACTTTTAACAGTGCAAAGTCATCACCGAGATAACCTGCCAAGTTATCAACAACATAACAATACTCAAGCACTTGATCTTACTTCTGTTCTTAAAGCGTCTGAAACCTTAAGTGGTGAAATCGACTTATCTGCATATTTGCATCGCATGATGGTCATCATTATTGAAAACGCTGGCGCTCAAAATGGTGCCTTATTATTACAAAGTAATGGCATTTTAAAGCTCGAAATCGCCTTGTCGAGTGATGGCATTGCTAACACGACACAGCAGGAATTGCCTTACTCTATTATTAACCTTGTTTCTCGCACATTAAAAGCACAAATATTAACTCATAACAGTGTTCAAGAGCATTTTTTATCTGACCCCTATTTTGCAGACCGTCAGCCGAAATCAATTCTCTGCTTTCCTAGTATTGTCAAAGGTAATTTACAAGGTGTTGTCTATCTCGAGCATTACGATGTTGAAGGCGTATTTAGCGATGAACGGGTGAATGTTTTACAATTTCTTGCTGATCAAACCGCTATTTCTTTTGATAATGCCAAGCTTTACCAGTTGATACTAAATTACAGTCGTAATCTCGAAAATCAAATTTACGATCGTACCAAAGAGTTAGCTGAAGAAAAAATTAAAGCAGAGCAGGCAAGCCAAGCTAAATCTAATTTTTTAGCTAATATGAGCCACGAAATTAGAACGCCAATGAATGCCGTCATTGGTTTATCTCAATTAGCTTTGCGTACTGAACTATCAGTTAATCAACAAGATTATTTAGAAAAAATACAAGACTCTTCAAAGTCACTATTAGCCTTAATTAATGACATTTTAGATTTTTCAAAAATAGAAGCCGAGAAACTAACACTAGAGTGTATAGAGTTTTCTCTTTATGAAATGCTACAAAGAGTGGTAAATATTTGTACATTTAAAGTGCATGAAAAGGGTTTAGAATTTGTTATTGATATAGCCCCCGATGTACCAAAAATATTAATGGGTGACCCACTGCGTTTGCAGCAAGTTATTGTTAACCTGGCTAACAACGCTTTAAAATTTACTCATACAGGGTCTATTCATATCTGCATTGAGAAACACAGGGAAAATAGTCTAACAAATTACCTAAAATTTTCAGTACATGACACAGGTATAGGCATGAGTAAGGAACAGCAACAAGGATTATTTCAATCATTTACCCAAGCCGACGATTCAGTAACCCGTAAATACGGAGGAACGGGTTTAGGCTTAGCAATAAGTAAGCAGTTGACCGAGCTTATGAATGGAGAAATTTCGCTAAAAAGCGAACTAAACGTAGGCTCAACATTTAGCTTTACTGCAGAATTTGAGCATGCAGAAAACATAGCTGAAATTATCCCAGCCGTTAATCGTCATATGCTAAGCAACTTAAAAGTTTTAGTTGCTGATGATAGTAATATTGCCAGAAAAGTGTTGATTGAAGCTTTATCTTATATTGAAATTTCTGCCGATGGTGTAGAAAATGGGGCACAGGCTTTAGATGCGGTTTTAACTGCGGAAAAAAATGGTACCCCCTATGATATTGTCATGATGGATTGGAAAATGCCTGAAATGGACGGCATTGAAGCAACTAAAAAAATTCATGCACAAGCACAAACGAAGCTTCCACACATATTAATGGTTTCTGCTTACGATAAAAACGAAGCAAAAGCTTTAGCCATTAATGTTGGAATTAATGATTTTATTGAAAAACCTATTAATCAATCTGTGTTAGCTGACGCCATTATTGAATTATTAAGTAAAGAGAGCGAACGTATTACCGTCGAAAATGTCCATCCAGAATTTATAGCTCCGAATTTAAGCGCCTATACCGTGTTGTTGGTTGAAGATAATATGATCAACCAACAAGTGGCGAAAGAGTTTCTAGCCGACACAAAAATATCCGTTGAATGTGCAGAAAATGGCCGTATTGCCCTAGAGAAAATGGCCACTAAAACCTTCGATTTAGTCTTGATGGATATTCAAATGCCTGAAATGGATGGGTTGACTGCTACTAAAGAAATTCGACAAACCTTAAAATTACAAGACTTGCCCATTATTGCCATGACCGCACACGCGATGAAAGGCGATGTAGAAAAAAGTCTCGCAGCCGGCATGAACCTTCATCTAACCAAACCTATTGACCCTGAATTATTATACAAAACACTGAATCAGTACTTAATTAAGCCCAGAAACACTGTACAGAATAAATCAGCTAACACGGAGAAATCGAACGACTCAAAAGACATATTAGCTAAACTGCGCCAAGAAACCGTTTTAGCGGTTGATGAAGCTGTTAAAAATATTCAGGGCAAAGAAGACCTTTATACTGAAATTATTCATGACTTTTGGTTAAATTATCAAGTGCAGTCACAAGCAATGGTGCAATGTTATAAATTGGCACAAATGGACATACTTTATCGCAGTGCGCATTCGTTAAAAACAGCAGCACAATATATAGGTGCTTTTGAATTAGCTACCTGTGCGAACGCTCTCGAAAACGAAATTCATCATCAAGGTTTGCATATTGAACTAAAACTTAACAAAGTTATCAAACATTTAGACTTTATTATTAGCCAATTAAATCGCATTTATAATCACACGACCGTTATACAAACTGATCAAGCATTTAATATCAAAGAAGCTAAAAAAATTATAGCGAAATTAAAACCTTGCTTAATATCCGCAAACATTAAAGCAGAAGATATTACGAAAGAATTAATGGCTATTGGCCATGAAACACCTTACCACCAGCACATAGTTAACATCCTAAAACTGGTCAATAACTTTGACTTTGATGAAGCTTTAGCTGCATTATTAGTCTTGGAGAAAAAAATAAGCGACGTAAAGTAG